The following are encoded in a window of Fischerella sp. PCC 9605 genomic DNA:
- a CDS encoding DUF3598 family protein, translating into MKSQWECLLQNLGEWQGSFTQVSPQGEILEDTPSVVSLEGLNNNQTIRQIIRLGGDEKILEYNSLGRSVLFFEAGAFSQGTIQLAPFSEFGAELGLIHENRRLRLVQLFDKNGQLDKFTLIREHLARTPATQHPPLTVEALLGEWQGKAVTIYPDWRSPDTYSTTLQIQLDPTGRLIQSLSFGDRTINSTASINGSKLTFDQDPQKQVQVLLLPDGASATSPLKVQLRQPLFLEVGWLIEPNLRQRMVRSYNDKGEWASLTLVTEHRVNSV; encoded by the coding sequence ATGAAATCTCAATGGGAATGTTTGCTGCAAAACCTTGGGGAATGGCAAGGTTCATTCACTCAAGTGTCTCCTCAAGGTGAAATTTTAGAAGATACACCTAGCGTTGTGTCTTTAGAAGGGTTAAACAATAACCAGACAATTCGTCAGATTATTCGTTTAGGTGGAGATGAAAAAATCCTAGAATACAATTCCTTGGGACGAAGTGTGTTGTTTTTTGAAGCTGGAGCCTTTTCTCAAGGTACGATTCAACTAGCGCCATTTTCTGAATTTGGGGCAGAACTCGGTCTAATTCATGAAAATCGCCGTTTACGCCTTGTACAGTTGTTTGATAAAAACGGTCAGCTAGACAAATTTACCCTGATTCGCGAACATCTAGCCAGAACCCCAGCAACACAACATCCTCCTTTAACAGTAGAAGCCTTGTTGGGAGAATGGCAAGGTAAAGCAGTGACAATATATCCAGATTGGCGATCGCCTGATACTTACTCTACAACTTTACAAATACAACTAGATCCAACTGGGCGATTAATTCAAAGTCTCTCATTTGGCGATCGCACAATTAATTCCACTGCTAGCATTAACGGTTCCAAACTTACATTTGACCAAGATCCGCAGAAGCAGGTACAAGTTTTGCTGCTACCCGATGGTGCTTCTGCCACTTCTCCATTGAAAGTGCAATTACGCCAACCCTTATTCTTGGAAGTAGGTTGGTTGATTGAACCAAATCTACGTCAGCGGATGGTTCGTAGCTACAACGATAAAGGTGAATGGGCGAGTCTCACTTTGGTGACAGAACATCGGGTTAATTCTGTATGA
- the aat gene encoding leucyl/phenylalanyl-tRNA--protein transferase: protein MEYDIAAIVQGYAQGYFLMADEDNVLGWYGSRDRTLIPLDDRFHYPKSLRRVLNQQRFTVGINRDFPSVVEGCANREVSWISPELKEIYWDLYQAGWAYSFETWLGDELAGGILGIVIGGAFIGESMFYRIPEGSKVAMVKLVERLRERGFVMFDAQMMNPHLERFGAYRVGDREYQELLCKALQQKCSLI, encoded by the coding sequence ATGGAATATGATATCGCTGCTATTGTTCAAGGTTATGCTCAAGGCTATTTTCTCATGGCTGATGAGGATAATGTCTTGGGGTGGTATGGAAGTCGCGATCGTACTCTCATTCCTTTGGATGATCGATTTCACTATCCTAAGTCGCTGCGGCGTGTCCTCAATCAACAGCGGTTTACTGTGGGGATTAACCGTGACTTCCCATCTGTAGTCGAAGGGTGCGCTAACCGGGAAGTGAGTTGGATTTCGCCAGAGTTAAAGGAAATTTATTGGGATCTTTACCAGGCAGGTTGGGCGTATAGTTTTGAGACTTGGCTGGGTGACGAACTTGCTGGAGGTATTTTAGGGATTGTTATTGGTGGCGCTTTTATCGGGGAATCGATGTTTTATCGCATTCCTGAAGGTTCAAAGGTGGCGATGGTGAAGTTAGTGGAGAGGTTGCGGGAGAGGGGATTTGTAATGTTTGATGCCCAAATGATGAATCCCCATTTGGAGAGGTTTGGGGCTTATCGGGTGGGCGATCGAGAGTATCAAGAGTTACTTTGTAAAGCGTTGCAGCAAAAGTGTTCTCTGATTTAA
- the rpsN gene encoding 30S ribosomal protein S14, with translation MAKKSMIEREKKRAKLVEKYAAKREALLEEFRTTEDPLDKLEIHRKIQQLPRNSAPSRRRNRCWVTGRSRGVYRDFGLSRNVLREWAHEGLLPGVVKSSW, from the coding sequence ATGGCCAAAAAGAGCATGATTGAGCGCGAAAAAAAACGCGCTAAATTAGTTGAAAAGTATGCTGCAAAGCGGGAAGCGTTGCTGGAAGAATTCAGAACAACAGAAGACCCTCTGGATAAGTTGGAGATTCATCGCAAGATCCAACAGCTACCCCGCAATAGCGCACCCAGCCGCCGCCGTAACCGCTGCTGGGTAACAGGTCGTTCCAGAGGCGTTTACCGCGACTTTGGGCTATCTCGTAATGTTCTACGAGAGTGGGCGCACGAGGGTCTTTTACCCGGAGTGGTGAAGTCTAGTTGGTAG
- the nth gene encoding endonuclease III: protein MNSTRKRSSKKQRSLEILVRLKRLYPDATCSLNYSTPVQLLVATILSAQCTDERVNLVTPVLFSRFPDAPSLANADLTELENLVRSTGFYRNKAKNIQAACRMIVAEFGGEVPRQMDQLLRLPGVARKTANVVLAHAFGINAGVTVDTHVKRLSQRLGLTEYTDPIHIERDLMQLLPQPDWENWSIRLIYHGRAICKARNPACEACELADLCPSATLPQIATS, encoded by the coding sequence GTGAACAGTACCCGCAAACGGTCATCTAAAAAGCAGCGATCGCTAGAAATTCTCGTTCGCCTGAAGCGTCTTTACCCAGACGCTACTTGTTCTTTGAACTATTCAACACCAGTGCAACTACTGGTAGCAACAATCCTTTCTGCTCAGTGTACAGATGAGCGAGTCAATTTAGTAACACCAGTGTTATTTAGTCGTTTTCCCGACGCACCCAGTTTGGCAAATGCTGATTTGACAGAGTTAGAAAACTTAGTACGTTCCACGGGATTCTATCGCAATAAGGCAAAGAATATTCAAGCCGCTTGTCGGATGATTGTTGCCGAATTTGGCGGTGAAGTACCAAGACAGATGGATCAACTGCTGCGGCTTCCAGGTGTAGCACGGAAGACAGCAAATGTAGTTCTTGCCCATGCTTTTGGAATTAATGCTGGGGTGACAGTTGATACTCACGTTAAACGCCTTAGTCAACGCCTGGGTTTGACTGAGTATACAGACCCTATCCACATTGAACGAGATTTAATGCAACTTCTACCTCAACCAGACTGGGAGAATTGGTCAATCCGGTTAATTTATCACGGTCGTGCTATTTGTAAGGCACGCAATCCAGCTTGTGAAGCTTGTGAGTTAGCCGATCTCTGTCCTTCTGCGACTCTTCCCCAAATTGCTACATCATAG
- the rseP gene encoding RIP metalloprotease RseP yields the protein MSVLAAIAVLAVLILVHELGHFIAARSQGIHVNRFSLGFGPIIWKYQGRETEYAVRAFPLGGFVGFPDDDPDSDIPPNDPNLLRNRPILDRAIVISAGVIANLIFAYFLLVAQVNLVGITQVNPQPGVVIQQLAPDVSSVASKAGIQPKDIILGANNREFGTSGKEIEDLREIIRNNAGKPIQLEIARGDQKLSLTVTPEAKQNGGSIGVQLSPNVKLERRRASNPVEALKIGASEFQRILNLTFQGFKQLITNFGETANQVAGPVKIVEIGASIAQNDTGSLFYFGALISINLAIINILPLPALDGGQLAFLLIEGLRGKPLPTRIQDGVMQTGLMLLLGLGIFLIVKETSQLEWVQRLFQ from the coding sequence ATGTCAGTTTTAGCGGCGATCGCAGTCTTGGCTGTTCTGATCCTGGTACACGAACTAGGACATTTCATTGCAGCAAGGTCTCAAGGTATTCATGTTAACCGCTTTTCTTTGGGTTTTGGCCCAATTATTTGGAAATACCAAGGCAGAGAAACCGAATACGCTGTTCGAGCCTTTCCCTTAGGTGGTTTTGTCGGTTTTCCTGACGACGATCCAGATAGCGATATTCCACCCAACGACCCGAATTTGCTGCGTAACCGTCCAATTTTAGATCGGGCGATCGTCATCAGCGCAGGAGTGATAGCAAATTTAATCTTTGCCTACTTCCTCCTAGTGGCGCAGGTTAACTTAGTTGGCATAACACAAGTTAACCCCCAGCCAGGAGTTGTAATTCAACAGCTTGCACCAGATGTCAGTTCTGTAGCTTCTAAAGCTGGAATTCAACCAAAGGATATCATACTAGGGGCTAATAACAGAGAATTTGGTACATCTGGAAAAGAGATAGAGGATTTAAGAGAAATAATTAGGAACAATGCAGGTAAGCCAATTCAACTAGAAATTGCTCGTGGCGACCAAAAGTTGTCTTTAACTGTCACTCCTGAAGCCAAGCAAAACGGCGGTAGTATTGGCGTGCAACTTTCTCCCAATGTCAAACTTGAGCGTCGTCGCGCTTCTAACCCGGTGGAAGCCTTGAAGATTGGTGCTTCAGAATTTCAGCGCATTCTCAATCTGACATTTCAAGGTTTTAAGCAATTAATTACTAACTTCGGTGAAACAGCTAATCAGGTAGCAGGGCCAGTCAAAATTGTAGAAATTGGTGCCAGCATTGCCCAAAACGACACAGGCAGTTTATTCTACTTTGGTGCTTTAATTAGCATTAACCTGGCGATTATCAATATTCTGCCTTTACCAGCTTTGGATGGAGGACAACTCGCTTTTCTGCTAATTGAAGGACTGCGCGGTAAACCTTTGCCAACTCGCATTCAAGACGGTGTGATGCAAACTGGCTTGATGCTACTTTTAGGACTGGGCATTTTTCTGATTGTCAAAGAAACTTCCCAACTAGAGTGGGTGCAAAGATTATTCCAGTAA
- a CDS encoding FMN-dependent NADH-azoreductase yields the protein MRHILHIDASYSSESSVSRVLSQEFITAWKRFHPEDVILYRDLGHFPVPYINETWIAAVHSPPESHTLEMIEALRVSNPLLEEFLAVDCYVFGVPMYGFTIPATLKAYLEHLIRVGRTYEVSENGVRGLVHGKKALFITSRGGNYPPDSPFGEDHQEPYLRTIFGSFGIWDVQFVNVSNLVLGDREQSISLAQATLQNLAAHW from the coding sequence ATGAGACACATTCTTCACATCGACGCGAGCTACAGCAGTGAAAGTTCAGTATCACGAGTTTTATCTCAAGAGTTCATCACGGCTTGGAAAAGGTTCCATCCTGAAGATGTGATTTTATATCGAGATTTAGGGCATTTTCCAGTTCCTTACATCAATGAAACCTGGATTGCAGCAGTTCATTCGCCACCCGAAAGTCACACTCTAGAAATGATTGAAGCTTTAAGGGTATCTAACCCATTGCTGGAGGAGTTTTTGGCTGTAGATTGCTATGTCTTCGGAGTGCCGATGTATGGTTTTACTATTCCTGCAACGCTTAAAGCTTATCTCGAACATTTGATTCGGGTCGGGCGTACCTATGAAGTGAGTGAAAATGGGGTTCGAGGGCTAGTTCATGGAAAAAAAGCTCTGTTCATTACGAGTCGTGGCGGCAACTATCCTCCGGATTCTCCCTTTGGTGAAGATCATCAAGAACCGTATCTGCGAACAATTTTTGGGTCGTTCGGAATTTGGGATGTCCAATTTGTCAATGTGAGTAATCTGGTCTTAGGTGATCGAGAGCAGTCTATTTCATTGGCTCAAGCTACTCTTCAAAACCTTGCAGCTCATTGGTAA
- a CDS encoding AraC family transcriptional regulator, with the protein MNVGKPIRLEQAVDGQHETVDSVPGDLAIYPAYASQQFRWDKEAEFFNLFLEPLFLVQVGYDVFGSDRLELIPHLTTLFDPLIQQIGFALKTSLEIDGNNSNLYADSLAHALVVHLLSRYSTHSRHIKPIKGGFTQQQWRQIANFIDANLDKNISLTELAAIVQLSPYHFAHLFKKSTNTSPHQYLVRRRIERAKQLLVMGNLSLATIAQMVGFASQGHFTYHFKRFVGVTPKVFSRRLAYNTTPQEQQEC; encoded by the coding sequence ATGAATGTCGGCAAGCCGATTCGACTGGAACAAGCCGTCGATGGACAACATGAAACGGTTGACTCAGTACCAGGAGATTTAGCAATTTACCCAGCCTATGCTAGTCAACAGTTCCGTTGGGACAAAGAAGCAGAATTTTTCAATCTGTTTCTAGAACCGTTATTTCTGGTTCAGGTTGGTTATGACGTGTTTGGGAGCGATCGCCTTGAACTGATTCCTCATCTCACGACACTGTTCGATCCATTAATTCAACAAATTGGGTTTGCGCTGAAAACATCTTTAGAAATTGATGGGAACAACAGCAATCTTTATGCTGACTCGCTCGCCCATGCACTCGTCGTTCATCTTTTATCTCGATATTCAACTCATTCGCGTCACATAAAACCCATCAAAGGTGGTTTTACGCAACAGCAATGGAGACAAATTGCTAATTTTATTGATGCAAATTTGGATAAGAATATTAGCTTAACTGAGTTAGCAGCAATCGTACAGTTGAGTCCCTATCATTTCGCCCATTTATTTAAGAAATCAACGAACACTTCACCTCATCAATATTTAGTTCGTCGTCGGATTGAACGGGCTAAACAATTGCTCGTGATGGGCAATTTATCGCTTGCTACAATTGCTCAGATGGTTGGTTTTGCGAGCCAAGGACATTTCACCTACCATTTCAAACGTTTTGTGGGAGTAACGCCCAAAGTTTTTTCACGGCGACTAGCGTACAACACAACTCCGCAAGAACAGCAAGAATGTTGA
- the serS gene encoding serine--tRNA ligase, with protein MLDIKQIRENPQFVQERLNTRGGNYDIQPIVELNKQQRELEQKRSQLQTRSNEIGKLVGQKIKSGINPQNPEIQTLRDEGNSIKATLSELEPQEKEIIAKIQELVLALPNLPSDSTPIGKNEEENVEVRRWGDEYIPQNPNILPHWEIGEKLGILNVERAVKVAQSRFVALIGAGAALERALIQFMLDRQIAAGYVEVIPPFLINSASLTATGQLPKFAEESFKCADDDLWLTPTAEVPVTNLYRGEILAAEELPIYHCAYTPCFRREAGSYGRDMRGLIRLHQFNKVELVKLTHSSTSFEELEKLVANAEAILQALKLPYRVIELCTGDLGFASAKTYDLEVWLPSSGKYREISSCSNCVDFQARRADIRFKEAGKKGTQLVHTLNGSGLAVGRTMAAILENYQQEDGTVRIPEALQPYLGREVL; from the coding sequence GTGCTGGATATTAAGCAAATACGGGAAAACCCACAATTTGTTCAAGAAAGGTTGAATACTCGTGGCGGTAACTATGATATTCAGCCGATTGTAGAGTTGAATAAACAACAACGCGAATTAGAACAGAAGCGAAGTCAACTCCAAACACGCAGCAACGAAATTGGTAAACTCGTTGGGCAAAAAATTAAATCGGGTATAAATCCTCAAAATCCAGAAATTCAGACCTTGCGGGATGAAGGCAACTCCATTAAAGCTACATTAAGTGAATTGGAGCCGCAAGAAAAAGAAATAATCGCAAAAATCCAAGAACTTGTACTTGCACTTCCTAATTTGCCCAGCGACTCCACACCCATCGGCAAGAATGAGGAAGAGAACGTCGAAGTGCGCCGCTGGGGTGATGAGTACATTCCTCAAAATCCAAATATTCTGCCTCACTGGGAAATTGGTGAAAAGTTGGGTATTCTCAACGTAGAACGAGCTGTCAAAGTTGCTCAAAGTCGCTTTGTCGCTTTAATAGGCGCTGGTGCAGCACTGGAGAGAGCATTAATTCAGTTTATGCTCGATCGCCAAATCGCAGCAGGGTATGTAGAAGTTATCCCTCCATTTTTAATCAATAGTGCATCTCTAACAGCAACTGGTCAATTGCCCAAGTTTGCTGAAGAAAGCTTCAAATGTGCTGATGATGACTTGTGGCTAACTCCCACAGCGGAGGTACCCGTCACTAACCTCTATCGAGGTGAAATTCTCGCTGCTGAAGAATTGCCTATCTATCACTGTGCTTATACTCCTTGTTTTCGTCGCGAAGCAGGGAGTTATGGACGAGATATGCGGGGATTAATTCGCCTACACCAATTTAATAAAGTGGAATTGGTAAAACTAACCCATTCCAGCACTTCCTTTGAAGAGCTGGAAAAATTGGTAGCGAATGCAGAAGCAATTTTACAGGCGTTAAAGTTGCCTTACCGAGTCATAGAGTTATGCACTGGAGATTTAGGATTTGCCTCTGCTAAAACTTACGATTTAGAGGTGTGGCTTCCCTCTTCTGGTAAGTACCGGGAAATTTCTAGTTGTTCCAATTGTGTAGACTTCCAAGCGCGACGGGCTGACATTCGCTTCAAAGAAGCGGGCAAGAAGGGGACACAGTTAGTGCATACTCTTAACGGTTCTGGGTTAGCTGTGGGAAGGACAATGGCGGCAATTTTGGAAAATTATCAACAAGAGGATGGCACGGTGCGGATACCAGAAGCCCTACAGCCTTATTTGGGACGGGAGGTATTGTAA
- a CDS encoding DUF3611 family protein → MPVDSQSSSSRRQEIAKIFRLTGWISFWIQLVLGVVSAIIVLVYSIFSQRPGSPSNNPGSGLGVFLAVCGLVTLAGGIYLAFRYTRIGRQLLSPNPINHPSKLETVQVLRLGLIVNLIGILLTLLGAQAIVGTLVARSISPQAITTQLFDPNRIISGLDMLVVQANTNTVSAHFAGLVGSIWLLNRVTR, encoded by the coding sequence ATGCCAGTAGACTCCCAATCATCTTCCTCTCGACGTCAAGAAATTGCCAAAATATTTCGCCTCACTGGTTGGATCAGCTTCTGGATTCAATTAGTACTTGGCGTCGTTTCTGCAATCATTGTGCTGGTATATAGTATCTTTAGCCAAAGACCTGGTAGCCCCAGTAATAACCCAGGCAGTGGATTGGGTGTGTTTTTAGCAGTTTGTGGACTAGTGACGTTGGCTGGGGGCATTTATTTAGCTTTTCGCTACACACGAATTGGTAGACAACTTTTATCCCCCAATCCCATCAACCACCCCAGCAAATTGGAAACAGTCCAAGTCCTGCGACTAGGGCTGATAGTGAATTTAATCGGTATACTGTTGACTCTTTTAGGAGCACAGGCGATCGTTGGTACCCTGGTAGCTAGGTCTATATCCCCCCAAGCTATTACTACACAATTATTTGACCCCAACCGAATCATTAGTGGTCTAGATATGCTGGTAGTGCAAGCAAACACCAACACGGTTTCAGCTCACTTTGCAGGACTTGTGGGGTCAATTTGGCTACTCAATCGCGTTACCCGCTAA
- a CDS encoding PadR family transcriptional regulator, whose protein sequence is MKLEDIYQFFENPPPTYLCQELAVCYILYVLLQGESYGTELIQRLETEYPTYRLSDTVLYSAIKFLEDYKAITGYWKKLEGRGRPRRMYQVSSEWTSQAQDLARLWQQYINRRIN, encoded by the coding sequence ATGAAACTTGAGGATATATATCAATTCTTTGAGAATCCTCCGCCAACTTACCTTTGTCAAGAACTAGCAGTTTGTTATATTTTGTATGTTTTGTTACAAGGGGAGTCTTACGGAACCGAGTTAATCCAACGTCTGGAAACTGAATACCCTACCTATCGGCTTTCGGATACTGTACTTTACAGTGCGATTAAGTTTCTTGAAGACTATAAGGCAATTACAGGGTATTGGAAGAAACTCGAAGGACGCGGACGTCCCCGGCGGATGTACCAAGTTTCTTCAGAGTGGACTTCACAAGCGCAGGATTTAGCCCGTCTGTGGCAGCAGTATATAAATAGGAGGATAAATTAA
- a CDS encoding cofactor assembly of complex C subunit B, producing the protein MDTAILPSTLLLTLLLSVGLFFFIRASTKDRTEIAQLVSEQDEATLMPQLKEYFRARSYRVAAVDPEQNQVTFEGYVRPSRFLAAFLTLITAAGMLCLALVLSQLFPSLSTLFVGMVLLSPLSGVFYWKKTGKLEKVLLKVEATKSESHSPSQITAIAHRDELIELQKALNLKLRE; encoded by the coding sequence ATGGATACTGCCATTCTGCCATCCACGTTGCTGCTGACTTTGTTATTATCGGTTGGGCTATTTTTCTTTATTCGTGCCTCTACTAAAGACCGTACAGAAATAGCACAACTGGTATCTGAGCAAGACGAAGCTACTTTAATGCCTCAATTAAAGGAGTATTTTCGAGCGCGGTCTTACCGAGTGGCAGCGGTAGACCCAGAACAAAATCAAGTGACGTTTGAAGGTTATGTTCGCCCCAGCAGGTTTCTAGCTGCATTTTTGACACTCATCACAGCTGCTGGTATGCTTTGTTTAGCATTGGTTTTGTCACAGCTTTTTCCTAGCCTAAGCACCTTATTTGTAGGGATGGTACTGCTATCACCTTTAAGTGGAGTTTTCTATTGGAAAAAAACCGGAAAACTTGAGAAGGTGTTGCTAAAGGTAGAAGCAACCAAGAGCGAATCACACTCCCCAAGTCAAATTACTGCGATCGCCCATCGTGATGAGCTCATTGAGTTACAGAAGGCATTAAACCTGAAGCTTCGCGAATAA
- a CDS encoding DUF3155 domain-containing protein, whose product MARRRKRKSRRRQEGRRILEHVPQYSIESGEEKPVTAARKFIQAEGILPPALLLVKRNEHTTDRYFWAEKGLFGAQYVEENHFLFPSLRTLEPTGPEPAVLAAR is encoded by the coding sequence TTGGCAAGGAGACGAAAGCGGAAAAGCCGTCGTCGCCAGGAAGGACGGCGTATTTTAGAGCATGTGCCCCAATATAGCATTGAAAGCGGCGAAGAGAAACCTGTGACAGCAGCCAGAAAATTTATTCAAGCTGAAGGAATCTTGCCACCCGCTTTGTTACTCGTCAAGCGCAACGAACACACCACAGACAGATATTTTTGGGCTGAAAAGGGGCTGTTTGGTGCTCAATACGTGGAAGAGAACCATTTCTTATTTCCCAGTCTGAGAACATTAGAACCTACAGGCCCAGAGCCGGCAGTTTTGGCGGCTCGGTGA
- a CDS encoding sensor histidine kinase gives MLMSASSEFVALCREQMMLLVQGLGASLSVVYLTQELVEAPANEAKLIPLVVYPETAVGLLSTNALALPKLNQKFLTAAEEFPTPPNKSGTENTTEPHSQQEYLLGGDQIVLPLIYEDMMMGLLVTARHDRAWNEQERTQVEHIAQTLTIACILDQRRTWLEVQLHQQQILQEKQQDLLDSLLHQFRNPLTALRTFGKLLIKRLRPGDANREVAESIVRESDRLQELLKNFDEVIDFQPEDLASLKLPQENEVFVEATVEKDSKPILLLPGTGEKEADCYLADVLQPLLVSAQAIAQERNLELIAEIPPNLPLVRANLKALTEVFSNIIDNALKYTPAGGKILIQAGQQKDNFQGVAITDTGPGIPPQDLEHLGERRYRGVQAQTEIPGTGLGISIAKQLIEQMQGEIEVFSPALNSKITSPQAPGTTFIVWLPIAKG, from the coding sequence ATGTTAATGTCTGCCAGTTCGGAATTTGTTGCTCTATGTCGAGAGCAAATGATGCTGTTAGTCCAAGGGCTGGGAGCGTCTTTGAGTGTTGTATATTTAACACAAGAATTGGTAGAGGCTCCGGCAAATGAGGCAAAACTAATTCCGCTGGTGGTTTATCCAGAAACAGCAGTAGGATTGTTAAGTACAAATGCTTTAGCGTTGCCAAAACTTAACCAGAAATTTTTGACAGCAGCAGAAGAATTTCCTACTCCACCAAATAAGTCTGGAACAGAAAATACAACTGAACCGCATTCACAACAGGAATACCTTCTCGGTGGCGACCAAATTGTTTTACCTCTTATCTATGAAGATATGATGATGGGGTTGCTAGTGACAGCTAGACATGACAGGGCATGGAATGAACAAGAGCGAACTCAAGTAGAACATATTGCCCAAACGCTAACAATCGCTTGCATTTTAGATCAACGTCGCACCTGGCTAGAGGTACAGTTGCATCAACAACAAATTCTGCAAGAGAAGCAGCAGGATTTGTTAGATAGTCTATTGCATCAATTTCGCAATCCATTAACAGCATTGCGGACTTTTGGTAAACTCCTGATTAAGCGACTACGGCCGGGAGATGCCAACCGCGAAGTAGCAGAAAGTATTGTTCGAGAAAGCGATCGCCTGCAAGAATTATTGAAAAATTTTGATGAAGTCATTGACTTCCAACCAGAAGATTTAGCTTCCCTGAAATTACCACAAGAAAACGAAGTATTTGTAGAAGCAACTGTAGAAAAAGACTCCAAACCAATACTGTTATTGCCTGGAACGGGTGAGAAAGAAGCTGATTGCTATCTAGCCGATGTATTGCAACCCTTATTAGTTTCTGCACAAGCCATAGCCCAAGAGCGAAATCTAGAACTGATAGCTGAAATTCCACCCAATTTACCGTTAGTACGCGCTAACCTCAAAGCGTTAACAGAAGTGTTTAGCAATATTATTGATAATGCTTTGAAATACACTCCTGCGGGCGGTAAGATATTGATTCAAGCAGGGCAACAAAAAGATAATTTTCAAGGAGTAGCGATTACTGATACAGGCCCTGGAATTCCACCCCAAGATTTAGAACATCTGGGTGAACGACGTTACCGGGGTGTACAAGCTCAAACTGAAATTCCTGGCACGGGATTGGGAATATCTATAGCTAAACAGCTAATAGAGCAAATGCAGGGAGAAATTGAAGTTTTCAGCCCTGCTTTAAACTCAAAAATTACATCACCTCAAGCACCAGGAACTACTTTTATTGTTTGGTTGCCAATTGCTAAGGGTTAG
- a CDS encoding S-layer homology domain-containing protein, whose translation MFNQIRWQSGCAAFMALGITAGAIAPLVTAAPSFAQTTFSDVSSNYWAAQFIQELSQRGVIAGFPDGSFRPEEAVTRAQFAAMIRKAFNKSPKRQVVGFYDVPSNYWAYTAIQEAYTTGFLAGYPGNRFEPNQNIPREQVLVSLANGLEYSASGQADSTLQYYSDSVNISSYARTPIAAATEKEIVVNYPNVKFLNPKATATRSQVAAFIYQALVSNNQASAINSPYIAKVGEPIPVAITIPQGTVIPVKYDKAEKILVTKDETAPLTLAVSQNVVTDTGSVVIPVGSQVVGKLKPAKGGSQFVAEKLILTNGQEYQINAASEVISKTETIKKGTSTGAIVKNTVLGAGAAAAVAAVTGDRAVATEEVLGGAAIGSLIGLFFGKKSVDLIAIDPDTDLQMTIGQNFQVSLK comes from the coding sequence ATGTTTAATCAAATCCGTTGGCAATCTGGTTGTGCTGCATTCATGGCATTGGGCATTACAGCAGGTGCGATCGCGCCTCTAGTTACAGCTGCACCTTCTTTCGCCCAAACTACTTTTTCTGATGTTTCATCTAACTATTGGGCAGCACAATTTATTCAAGAACTTTCACAGCGTGGCGTCATTGCTGGATTTCCAGATGGTAGCTTCCGTCCAGAAGAAGCAGTCACACGCGCTCAATTTGCTGCCATGATTCGCAAAGCATTTAATAAATCACCAAAGCGGCAGGTAGTTGGATTTTACGATGTCCCAAGTAATTATTGGGCATACACCGCTATTCAAGAAGCATATACCACAGGTTTCCTAGCAGGATATCCTGGCAATCGCTTTGAACCTAATCAAAATATTCCTCGCGAACAAGTTTTAGTTTCCCTTGCTAATGGTCTGGAATATAGTGCAAGTGGTCAAGCAGATAGCACTCTGCAATACTATAGCGACTCTGTAAATATCTCTAGTTATGCCCGAACACCAATTGCAGCTGCAACTGAAAAGGAAATTGTTGTTAATTATCCCAATGTTAAATTCCTGAATCCAAAAGCAACTGCAACACGCTCACAGGTAGCGGCTTTTATCTACCAAGCTTTGGTTAGTAACAATCAAGCCTCAGCTATTAATTCACCCTACATCGCCAAAGTTGGTGAACCTATCCCTGTTGCTATTACCATTCCTCAAGGAACCGTTATTCCTGTGAAATACGACAAGGCAGAAAAAATTCTTGTCACCAAAGATGAAACAGCACCTTTAACACTTGCAGTCTCGCAAAATGTAGTCACCGATACAGGGAGCGTAGTAATTCCTGTTGGTAGTCAGGTTGTGGGTAAACTCAAACCAGCTAAAGGTGGTTCTCAATTCGTTGCAGAAAAACTGATTTTGACCAATGGTCAAGAGTATCAAATCAACGCTGCTTCGGAAGTTATTAGCAAAACCGAAACCATCAAAAAGGGCACTAGTACAGGGGCAATTGTCAAGAACACTGTATTAGGCGCAGGTGCAGCAGCAGCAGTAGCTGCGGTTACAGGCGATCGCGCTGTTGCTACAGAAGAAGTCTTGGGTGGTGCTGCGATCGGTAGCTTGATTGGTCTATTCTTTGGTAAGAAGAGTGTTGACTTAATCGCCATTGACCCAGATACAGACCTACAAATGACCATTGGTCAAAACTTCCAGGTTTCACTCAAATAG